The region GCCATGTAAACATAAAGACGTTGGACAATGTTCTACaggatatttaaatataatagtGTCAAACAGTTTTGAAGCAGATAGTTTTTCTATACCAACATTAATTAAATAGGAAACAAAAGATACAACTCTTGAGATTAAGGGATTTAAAATAGCATCAGGAGCCAAAACTGAAGTGGAAATGCTTTGAAACAGCTGCCAAAACAACTTGTTGAGCTACTGTCCACACGCCTTCACTTTCCAAAGTCTGCACAAACAATAGAGTGACTCACGTCAAGTGACAGAACAATTAATAACTCTACTGGATGCCAACcccaacaaatcaaacattttgacaaaattCAGTTGAAACAGTTTTCTTCCCTCATTGAAACCTACTTTGTGAGTGAGCGTGTGCTGTTTCAGGTGGTGTGACTGGATGAACTCCATCCCACACTCGCTGCATATGTACGGTctgatgtctttgtgtttcatcaTGTGGTTCTGAAGCTGGCTCGGGTACTGGAAAGTCTTCTGGCACTCAGTGCACCTGCAGGATCAACATGTGTTTTAGTTCATTTTTACAGAGCGATAGAGAACTGAAATAAAACAGTTGTTCAATATTAAAGAAAAGACACTTgtgcattttttacattttatgaaatgaTATAATTGATGGCACCCTCATGTCTGTTGGTTAAaactgttagcttagcacacTGTAGTACAAAAAactacagggggggggggggggggggacgagcAAGGAGAATCCATCTATCAGCCCCTCTAAAGCTTTTCTCTGgactttttttagattttattttattttgataaatcAAATTTAGCATGCCTGTTAGTGAGCTTTAGAGGCATTAGCAGCTGCATTTTGTTATGGTCTGACAAAGCTAGGCTAGCTGTTTtacttaatgctaagctaagctaagctcaCTGGCTGCTTACTAAACTGTGTGTAGGCATCAATGGTATCAATCTTCTTGTTTTACTCtcgacaacaaaaacaaataaggtagtttcccaaaatgtcaaacaacttaaaacattgatatataaaagcacatttttaagCTCACCTGTACAGAGTGGGGCCACGATGCACAGTTAGGTGCCTTTTCAGCTGTGCCAGTGTGGGGAAGTCCAGgccacactccacacacacgtTCTCCTGACCCTTCTCATGCTTCAGTTCATGGGCACGGAGCTCACTGGGGTATGCGAAACCTCTGCCgcacacactgcagctgaaaCGGGCAGGTAAAATGAGTTGATGAATAGGATAAAAAGGTGAACAACTGAAAGTAaaaagcgaaaaaaaaaaaaaaacctgctctaCCTGTATGGCTTTACATCGCTGTGCTGCATCATGTGTCTCTTCAGGTGGCTGGTCTGAGTGAAGGCCTTGTGGCACACCTGGCACTTGTGTGGCCTCATGCCCTGGTGTGTGAGCAAATGTGTATGCAGGTGGCTTAGCTGCTTAAACAGCTTCCCACACAGGTGGCACCCATGAGGTTTGATGCCATTGTGTCCCAGAATGTGCGTGACCAGGTTGTACTTTGAGGTGTAGGACTTCTCACACATGCGACACTTCCACCTCTTTTGATCTCCGCCCACGTCAACGTAGTAACTGTCATCCACATGGACGTTGAGGCCGAGCTTTTCTGCGCTCGTTGTCCCACCCCGGGGAGGTCCGTCTCGGCTGCGATGCCTGACACGGAGGTCCTCTCTTGGGTAGAAAGACCCAGGGGAGAGGTGCATAACAGGACCGGGCATGAAGAAGGGGTAGGGGAGGAGGCGATGGTGGAGGGATGGGAAGTagggagggtggaggaggagaggggaaggaggcCAAACAGGGGAGGGACTGAGAGGTTCCTGTTTGACCTGCACAGGTAGATTCATGCCAGGTGATCTGTGGTGGAGCTGCAGTCGGTTCAGCTCAATCATACCAGGGATGAGTTTTGGAGATGGGGAAGGAACAGGAAGAGGTGGGAGGGAGAAGGGATTGCGGTCCAGGTCCACAGTTGTCTTACTTCggctttcctcctcctcctcctcttcctcctctcctctgttggCGGATTCATCTCCGTGCTCGTCCATTTTGAAAGGAGTTCTTTTGCGTTTTTGGGATCCTTCTTTCTGTATATAACCGGGGCCCAGCATGGGAAAGAAAGCAGGCAGGCTGAACGTGCTGTAGGAGTCTCTGGTGGGTGACATGCTGGGGTATCTGGGAGGGGAGAATTTCGAGGGCTTAATGTAGAGCGGAGAAGGGCTCAGATAGAAACTGTGCTGAGAAGCTTGTCTTAGCTCGTCTCTGAGAGGAGGACTTCTTGCTGGTGGGAAACTCACACCGTCCttctccattttctctctgcgtTAAAAAAGAGTACAAGAGGTTAAATATCTGCAATTACAGTGGTGGAAGAACTAATCAGAAGTGTACTTAAAGGAGAATACCACCAAGTTTATAAGTGCAGGTGTGTTAACAGGTCATTGTGAAACTTAAACTGGACATGTGGAAAAAACGTGTACAGCTTTTTTTTACTACATgtgtctaaataaaaaataacaacatgacACAACCAAAAGCTTTACTGAgctattttcagtttgttgcattgtgggaaatcttgacatgtgaaaaaaaatgcattgtaTAAaatgttgggggaaaaaaatggtaATGGTTTTTAATGGTAAAACAACGTCGTCAAAGTAGTgcaatttgaaataaaaaaatcatcttaaagctcctgtgaggaactttcccTTTTCATCCTGGTACCCccagtagaaaaaaaagttttacctCTTATGTCTCTGCTCATCACGCTGTCTATGCATGCCTTCTGCTTACTTGCAGAACCACACACTGccacagttgtgtttttaaaatacagctTTGTGTGATATGAAACGGTTTCTCTGAGGCTTTCTGTTGTCGTAATGAAACTGGATCCACACTTTCAGTACGTGCATTCTGTTATCGTCACTCTCAGTTTACCTGAAACCTTTCACTTCTTCCTTTCTCACACATCTTCTCCTCTCCTGAAATTAGGAAGTTATCAGAAATGTTCACATCTACCTCCCGCACTCCTTTcgcttctctttgtctttttttctctgcatgctctgttcattttttttttttttgcactgataGCCAGGAAGaacttctccttttcttctgtaCTGATTGTACCAAAAGGTTTTAATCAGCATCTCTCTGGGCAGCCTGAGTCAGATAAAAATAACTGATACATGtgaacttgtgtttgtttatatgtcCTAAGAAATATAAATAACGTCTTCACTGCAGTTTGTGCATACTCCGGTGCAGATGATGGTCATGGGTGAAGAGCTAATGATACTCAGAGTGAGGGGAACTGTTGGACTTCTCTTCATGAAATCCAAATCATGCGTTGCAGTTTTGTTCATATTGCTGTAAATAGTTCAGTGCTTATCAATGAGAAGCTGCTGACATCCATTTCAGTCTAATTCTGTAGAATGACCGCAAGTTCTACTTTCTTTTAATGTGACGTATGTGCTTTCCTCTTCAGATGCATTAATTACACTTTGTATAAACAATTACAAACCAATtgcacatttcaaaatataaaagtcAGCAACTAAATTATGTTCAGTCTTATTTAACTTGCAGATTAATTTCTCAAccaatgttttcattgtttggaCAGAAATCTCTGGAAATAGAGGAAAATGTCTTTACAGTTTCTCCCCCCATTAAAGAAGACTGAAGATGAATGGTTCTAATACTAATGCACTATTTTTCCTGTAACATCTGGACACGAGGGGGCAGTTGGGTGGTGGGAGGGACTGTATCCATTTCAAACGTGCTATTATGTGCAAATGTCTACTTGCCGTGTATGTtgcaaacaaatgtacattgatGTTGCTAATTGAAAACCcaataaaaactgttaaacaAAAAAGGGATGAATGGTTCTCATATTGTTGGGTGGGACTACTGGGATGGCTGGGGTGGGTCCAGAGGTGAATTAAGCtgagaatatttaaatgttgcCCCTTTTTTGTGTTcgtttttaaagtaaaaacaaataaagaattgaagtttaaaaatttcaagAAAATACATTGTAAACTGTTGTCTTTTatacagatgttgttgtttttttgacacatttaaatacattaatgTAAGTAGTTAAAGTAGATCACTATCGCTTCATGTGTTTGCACACACCATGGTGAGATGAATGTTCACAGTCTTAATGATATTTGGCCAAAGTTGGTCTTGACCCTTGAAGTCACCTTTACATTCAGGTGGGAGGGCGCGGAAAGGTGGGCCATGACAGAAAAGTTTGACAACCACTGCTGTAGATTCACATCAGCAAGCAATCAAATGAAACTACACTGAACCCCCGACCAAGCAACATTTGGGTATCATTGCTCTTTCTCTAATATTTTTGAATGAGCAAAATAGTTCACTCTCTGATTCgctattttttaaacatgcctGATATCGTACAAAACtggacaaaaaatatatacataaaggTTTGTAGCTGATTGACTGATGGACAGAAACTCAGCTGAATGATACAGACTTGCAGCATAATGTGAAAGCAACATCTCTGAAATTcaaaaaaagggaggaagacTGTGGACGACAAAGATAAAGATGATAAAACAAAGATCACGAAACTTCCATATCTACCATGATAAGATttgtttaatttactgtttaTATAAAGTTAGTGCAACACAATCTCCAAAAACAGTGAATATcccttaataaaaaatataattagcAAACAATGGAAGTATACTTTTTAACAAAAGTTTTTGGGATTAAATGTATGAATACTGACTTAACTATAAGATGCATGCTGACACGTTCAATGTTTCTCTTGGCTCCTGCATATAATCCTGTTCTTTTAGCATCTCCCTCACTTAAGGTGCACTGTGCAGAGACCCCAGCCTGTACTTTGCCCCTCCATGCATTCCAAACAATCCATTAAAAACCAAGCCCCTCCTCACATGCCAGTCAGTGCCATGTAAGCGTGTGTTAGTGTGAGGCTGCAGCCcagtccatgtgtgtgtgtgtgtgtgtgtgtgtgcgtgtgtttgtgtgtgtgtgtgtgtgtgagaggaactTACCAGCTGAGTGTAGtggagtgtgtttctgtgatgcTGTGGAtgaagtgctgctgctgctgccgctgctgctgctgttgtacCTGCGTTCTCTCCCTCCTGCTCGAGCTGCAACTCTCCTGACAATGAGCCGCCCGTCCGCGGATAGCATTTGAAGTGACTTAAGAAAGAGAACAGGAACAATCACTTTGTTCTCATTTTTCAGATGAGTACCTTcggagagaaggaaggaagggaggggagaggaagtcAACAAGCCGAGTGCCTTCCTGCAGAAAAATAAGGAAACACTAGATAGACATCTCCATTTCTCGATGAAATAGGGATTTTGCAAAGCTTTTAGATGAAGACAGAGAAGCAAAGATTCGAAAACAATGCAGTTTGAATGTGAAGCTGCTGTGAAGTGTCATGCAGTTTGTGGAAGATGAACACatcctgtctttttctctttaaaaacctaaacaaaaaacatgtaaagaaaagcacatttaactgttttattgaaaacaaatatgaactccatatacagtacatatattTGCACACTAAGCAGCACTGAAAGAATTTGCTTTGAGCTTGAGCAGATAAAGTGTCTGTGCTTGGTGTTAGTCATGTGCaacattacataaaaaaatacttatatAATGTCATACAGTGCTGCAGAAAAGCCCTGCAACAAAATATACTTCTGCAAAAcatttgaagtttatttttctttaactaaaaaaaataataataaggaaACAGTTTTGTGTAGTTTTCACATCAAATGTTGTTAGTTTAATTGTAATAGATGGCatatataaaaatgaagttGCAAAGCATCACAGGTCAAGCAACCTTTACAATGAAAATTAATGCATGTATAGTTTCTAAGTATTCAAACTGCCACTAGGAGGCAAGAGTGTGTCCTGCTTTGTCCTGTCATTCTGGTTCACAACACTCAGACGTGCTGCACGTCTTCTAACGGTGACTTCATCTCTGTTTTATGATCTAAATAAACCCTGCCACGTCTCAGTGTCCCACTCTTCTCCGTCTCGGCACAGAAGTTTCGCCGTGATAACGTCGTGTTTTAATTGAGTGAGGTGGCAGTTAgcgggtcgggggggggggggggggggggagccgcAGTAATTGAGCTCATATCATGAAACAGTGAGACCCTCTTTCGTGAGGTTGTGGAAGATCATTAGCCAAGTTAATTTGCCGTTAACACCAATCAACCTGCGACCTGGACAATGTGTGCGTCAATTCCTGCCGGGAATTAATGACTTTATGATTAGAGAGGAACATTtgtaggtatgtgtgtgtgtttttctggcaacagtttttttattttttatttacgaGCATCCGGCCCACCGACAAACTCTGTGAACAACCTTTCCAAGAAAAGATGGCGGGAAAGAAGGCCCAGGTTTAAAGatggacttcttcttcttcttcttcttcttcttcttcttcttcttgaggCCTTTACAGCCGTCTTTTTACTTTTTCCCGCCTTTTTGTCCAGGAATAATAAACAGAAGGATATCCTACACCTTTCTCCCCCTATTTTTTccatctttcctttttttcctgtatcACTTGTTGACTTGCCtgtttgcctcttttttttaaaattctaatTTGAGGGAAAACCGCCTCGTCAAAATAGGATTTCAACTAAAACAcagaaagcctttaaaatgtgtcttcagTTAAATCAGAGTTGTACCACACTCACATCCgctcgtttttttttatagattaaTCTCATCTCCTGATTCACTTCTTGACCTCTCTGACTTTTCCGTCATCTCGTACATGCACGGTCACGCAGCGCAGGCCTGTCTTTAATGATTCTCTATAGTAAGAAGCAAAGCAGGCCACAGAACCGTCTAACCCTTTGACCTGCCCAGTGGTCAACTCCATCTCCAAGAGGTGACACGAactaaaaaagactcattaggAACCGTTAAGTGGCTTTTTGGTTTCGGTGTCACTCTCTGAAGAAGCTCTGGAGGTATATAAGTCCTGTCAGACGCACaaaggacagaagaagaaacaggagcGCCTAAAACGAAACACTTGAACTCTTCTCCTCATCAAGTGCCAACAAGTGAGATGTGGATGTCTGTTCAACTTTGAGGTTCAGCTTTGATTGTGTGCTGTATTCTGTTTTACATCTGTCTTCCACTCTCTCTGCAGAAATGACTGGAGccgctgtgtctgtgtgcctacttttccttctgtctgtgtgttcagcatGTTACATCTCCAACTGTCCTATCGGAGGAAAGAGGTCCATCATGGACGCACCACAGCGCAGGGTGAGCTGCTCTTATCATCATTTTAACACCTCTGCGAAAGGGTTAGAGTTAGGTTTGcttgtttgatttttctcttttcaggGGCCTAGCTTCATCCTTTAAATTTTCACTGGATAAGAACTAATTGGCACAAACAAAATTGTTGACAGTTATCCCTTTTTCAGAACAGCTAGATAGGCAATAGGTGTTGAATggtatcttaaaaaaataactaaaactaCATTCATGAAAAGTTGATGGCTACATTTCAAAACTTCCCTCCCttggaaattgttttttttatctcactatTGCAGAAAAGGAGTTTTGTGTGTTGTGAAACTCATCCTCAAGCAGAATAAAGGGACTTAAATCAGAAAGTTGAAGAAGCACAGGCAAAAACTCAGACATTAGAATGAAAACAACAGTGATTATGATCTACCATTTCCTCCTCTAGTGCATGGCGTGTGGCCCTGGAGACAGGGGCCGCTGCTTCGGCCCCAGTATCTGCTGCGGGGAGGGCCTCGGCTGCTTGCTGGGCTCCCCAGAAACAGCTCACTGTGTGGAGGAGAACTACCTGCTCACCCCCTGCCAGGCGGGAGGGAGACCCTGTGGATCTGAGGGAGGACGCTGCGCTGCCTCAGGAGTCTGCTGTGACGCAGGTCAGATATTAAACAGTGGTGGAAGAAATGTTCAGATCTTTTACGTTGAGACACAAGTAGCAATACCGCTTTGTGAAAACACACCCTTTGAATTTAAGACTTACCATCAAAACTTTAATTAAAGCGACAGTGAGGAGCTTTTGGCCTTTGATGAAGAACAGTCAAATGTATATtgatgtctctatatgaccTGTAAGCAAGCAAGACAATCAGCAACAAGGTTAATAATGTCTTCATAGTCATTTCAATGCTGCTTCCAGATATGTGTCAGACAAATTTAGTTTCAGCACGAGACAGTCTTTGTTTACACTTTCCATCGCAAAGATTCTCAGTGAGTGATTCATTTAACTGTTAGAAGACAGCATGATCATTCCTACTGACAACAGAACTTACACATGGACAGCAAGAAGATAAAGGGtcacactttgtccacaggggggcgccaaaatcaacaaaaccAAAAGTGAAGTAGAAACTTTCCTTCACTATGGGACAGTTTTTATGTGATTTACttgtattatatattatttaacaataTCTACTTACTATCTTTGACAAGCTTTGATTTTGTAAAACAGTGCAAATTACTGTCTTTGTGGCATGAGAATATTGGTTTCCATACAAACCCCGTAAGTCGAAAAAAGTGTATTGTTTACTCTTTCTTTATTCCCCTTGAAGCTGtatttaatactttttaaaatgtgagatcAAAAACTGTCAAATATTTCACTCTCCATTAATAACGGcagaggaaaatgtaaaaaaaagctgtgacaGTGTCGTGAAGTTAATCACTTTGTCTTACCTAAACCCTTAGCAGTGGTTTCAGGCATTTCTATAATCACAATAATAATTCTTCtctctgattgtttgtttttaggtaATAAAGGGAATTGCATattaatgaatgtgtgtttagtAACCAGCTATaaactcctcacagcagctttaaatagCAGCGTGTATTATGTTCTACCACATCATTCACTGTGACCTTTGTTTGGGTCATTCACCCTCCTGCTTATGTTCCTTGGACACTAAACCTGATAACAACATATAATAAAGTGTTTGGTTGCAATAACAGCAATCATGGAATTGTCTTTAACTACTTCCgtatttcctcttttctctctccgcCACAGAAAGCTGCACTACTGACCAGTCCTGCCTCGTGGACGAGGAAGGAGACGAGCAAACCAGCCAATACGAAGGCAGCGACCCCGGCGACATCATCCTCAGGCTGCTGCACCTGGCCGGTCACACTTCACATCGAGTCCACCAATGAGCTGCTCCTGACTCCACGGCCTCATGGGAAAACAAGGAATGGGACATGTAGTTGTAATGTAGTTACAGTAAAGTTCTTCTGTAGAGTTCCTTTCTCGATATAtttttatgtataaaaataGGGATGAGTCCTGACAGCGGTCATCCAGATATTTGCATGTTGAAATAAAATTTTGGAAGATTagctggtgttgtttttttatttcaagagcCAACATCAGAAAACTTCAAACTTTGCTGCAAACTCTTTCACTACACAGGAAGGACAAGTCAGCATAAAGCTTATCAGGCTGCAGCGTTACTCGACCTGTTTTCTactatcacagatgaagaaagcACGCCGACCACTTTAtctctcagtgtgtgtcagtgcgtgcgtgtgtgtgtgtgtgtgtgtgtgtgtgtgtgtgtgtgtgtgtgtgtgtgtgtatagaacTCTCATTGACACAATGTAACTGTTGCAACACTTTTAGCACTTATCTTGTACGGTAGTCACCTTTGAACCATTTTGCACTAACCTCGTTGTTcagatttagtttaaaaaaaaaaaaataagtcagaTTTCACATTTGAATCTCTGAAACACTGATGACAAATTATCGAAGATGTGCTTGATTGAATGATTTTGTCTTCACTTTTGTTCGCTCTGTAGAGGCTCAGGGAGCTTACCTTGAAGAGTCACTTCACCTGTGTAAAGCACCAGTAGAGTAGAGTTCACACTGTGGAGCAGACAGTGAACTCCAGCAGGGTCTTCTAtggattctaaaaaaaaaaaaaagtacatcaaTGTCCATGCTCAACCTTAAGAAATTTACACCAAAATTGGGATTTGTAACACAGGAGCACTGTGAAAAATATCATGGAAAATGTGGTGGAACATCTCattctaaactttttttctggtcCAAATGTGTGCTTTCCCCTCAGAAATGTTAAATCtggtttaaagggatacttcacccgttgaaacatgaatctgtatttacattgggtcatatatttAGTAGAATTGTGAAagaaattttgaagttggtgccttcatggccgtgaaaaggcagaaagtgtctttttggctcatgtggatgaaagacaccaaatcccagaatgcacagcgccgcaggccactcccactaaggtcctctagttcagaatcagaaatactttattaattcgattgatacagtttctccaaaatatacaatatagcagtagaaatatagtaataaaaacatttacagacatatttacttcaacacatgaggccatttcctcaactgattcagagatttcttccagaattgatcttcctggcagaaaacagactctatgtctgtgtccataggcaaacagtgagagcaccgacactaccagcccgccccagctcgagccggcacaaaaatcgtcattttgcgtcactggaagctctcAGGGGAAAAAGAGGGCGGgctgcacgaccattcaaaaacactgccaggtttctaatgacacaaagcttaatgcaaatgggtgaagtatccctttaagacaATGTATGGAGAAACGCATGCTCTCATGTGACTTGATTGGTTGCAGGCATATTAAAAAGGACAAGTGAAAGCCTGCACAAGGAAAGTGGTGAGGGAGTTTGCTGAACGACAGACAAAATGGGGAGAGACTTGTGagaaaaatggaggaaaagggaactgaaagtggaaaaaacagaagaaagggGGAAGAATGAGCAGAGAGAACGCagcaaacagaaaccagactgCAAACTTTTGTCCaatcagctgctttttttttttttggtgtgtgatTAAGCAATGTCACCGTCTTTCTTCAAACACAAAAGACTACCGAGATCATTGGAAGCATTCTTGTGTATGGACAGCAGTTGACAGATTCCAAACACAGTCACAGGAGGGTTATAGTCTAGGCACCCTGAACCTCtatctttatgttttttatctttactgCTGGACCGTCTGTGTGCTGGGCTGGATGAAGAGGGCGGGATCTGCCTTAAATTGGAGACACCTTGAGTTAATGATTGCAGCGCTGGAGTAAGAGAGTATAAAACTATCTGAAAGCTTCTCCTTGCTTTACCTTCACCGTCTATCACCATGTCTTTCTCTGGAAAATACCAGCTGGAGTCACAGGAGAACTTTGAGCCTTTCATGAAGGCCATCGGTGAGATTACTGCCTTCTTTACTCCACCTCTTTCCTGctatgaattttttttttaaaagtccctGGTTAGATTAAGTGCTTgaatcatttcctttttattgaTAAAGAGTTGGAATATGAGATGTTCTccgttcctgttttttttttttttttgcagtgctaATTTTCAACTCCTAAAGCCTTTTGaatgaaaataacacaaactatTTGGGATGAACTCACGACCTGCTGTTTGTTCTTGTTCTCAGGTCTCCCTGATGAGCTCATCCAGAAAGGCAAAAACATCAAGAGCATCTCTGAGATTGAGGAGACTGGTGACACCTTCAAAGTGACGGTCACAATTGGCACAAAGGTCCTCGTCAACTCCTTCACCATCGGAAAGGAGGCTGAAATTGAGACCATCACTGGGGAGAAGGTCAAGGTGAGTAATGAGGTTAAACTAAGGGCTCTATATCACTCATTTAAAATTGGCTAACTTGTATTCTTAACTCCACATCACAACCCACTGCACGCCTGTCCAAGACTTAcacttgtattattatttttatttttttttgtcatgcttCATCTTAAGGCGGTTGTAATGCGTGACGGCAAAAGTCTGAAGG is a window of Labrus mixtus chromosome 5, fLabMix1.1, whole genome shotgun sequence DNA encoding:
- the LOC132974572 gene encoding isotocin-neurophysin IT 1-like, whose amino-acid sequence is MTGAAVSVCLLFLLSVCSACYISNCPIGGKRSIMDAPQRRCMACGPGDRGRCFGPSICCGEGLGCLLGSPETAHCVEENYLLTPCQAGGRPCGSEGGRCAASGVCCDAESCTTDQSCLVDEEGDEQTSQYEGSDPGDIILRLLHLAGHTSHRVHQ
- the LOC132974573 gene encoding fatty acid-binding protein, liver-type-like, with the protein product MSFSGKYQLESQENFEPFMKAIGLPDELIQKGKNIKSISEIEETGDTFKVTVTIGTKVLVNSFTIGKEAEIETITGEKVKAVVMRDGKSLKVSLKGIESVTELVDENTILNTMTLGSIVYKRTLKRM
- the znf366 gene encoding zinc finger protein 366 translates to MEKDGVSFPPARSPPLRDELRQASQHSFYLSPSPLYIKPSKFSPPRYPSMSPTRDSYSTFSLPAFFPMLGPGYIQKEGSQKRKRTPFKMDEHGDESANRGEEEEEEEEESRSKTTVDLDRNPFSLPPLPVPSPSPKLIPGMIELNRLQLHHRSPGMNLPVQVKQEPLSPSPVWPPSPLLLHPPYFPSLHHRLLPYPFFMPGPVMHLSPGSFYPREDLRVRHRSRDGPPRGGTTSAEKLGLNVHVDDSYYVDVGGDQKRWKCRMCEKSYTSKYNLVTHILGHNGIKPHGCHLCGKLFKQLSHLHTHLLTHQGMRPHKCQVCHKAFTQTSHLKRHMMQHSDVKPYSCSVCGRGFAYPSELRAHELKHEKGQENVCVECGLDFPTLAQLKRHLTVHRGPTLYRCTECQKTFQYPSQLQNHMMKHKDIRPYICSECGMEFIQSHHLKQHTLTHKGVKEHKCRICGREFTLLANMKRHVLIHTNIRAYQCHMCFKSFVQKQTLKAHMIVHSDIKPYKCKLCGKEFNRMHNLMGHMHLHSDSKPFKCLYCPSKFTLKGNLTRHMKVKHGVMDRGLDERLFRQRGRYCLSTPMGLLTRFSQEEPFDLSQKPSGLPSLRLSQSDGESVPGSSCQEEDEESLYRRSPYSPEPDHHEPAGEEQYSPELEERGQGSPAELRPKKKQRQMYQDSLEEEETEEQTVDPSGEQEHLLQSEHTSELDYESHSEPGEDQETGCRQYDSDSDSELDDHQELDHEEQSEQQIPSICD